The genomic region CCGCATCGGTCCAAACGCCGTATTCTCCCGGTCCTGGTATTCTCCAAAGGAAAAGCTGTGACTGCCACGGAGCCAGCCTCGATCAAAGCTGGAGCGGGCATCGGATGGAATGACGTTAATCATAAAATGCATCCTCCTCATCTTAATTTGATGTACTCAACTTCAAATTTATATTCTAATTTTTATTTAGTAACATACTTATTCTCATTGTATCAGAACAGTGGCATATCGTCCAAACAAGGCGAAACGGCTGTCACCGTCCTCTAGCGACTCAGCGTGTTTCATTCCGAAGAAATATAGAGAAGGATGGTGAAATAATATACTTCCATATATTTAAAAAAAGCTCTCTACTAATCAGCCCGGTTCGCAAATCCATTTCCCGAACCGGCCTGGTCAATAAAGAGCCTCGTTGCAGAACTCATCCTGCAATTCAATATTTTTTTAAGCGATCGTTAGTCAGTTCAAGCACTCACATTCTGGCGAGCGTTCCCCTGTCTGGAGAAAAGATGATCTACAGCCAGGAAGCGGCTTCCTGTGAAAAGCAGTGTCAGGGAACCCGCCAGCAGCAAGTAATCGAACTCGGTACCACTCATGAACGGCTCACCCACTTTGGCTGTAAGCAGAACGCCACCCATAACGATGACAAACAAGGCAGCAAACACACGTGTTCCCAGACCCAGAATCATCGCCGCACCACCCACCAACTCAATAATGGCTACAACCGATGCAAGAAATCCGGGAATACCGATACTTTCGAAGAAACCTACCGTACCGCTGATTCCACCTTCGAATTTACTCCAACCGTGCAATACAAAGATCAAACCGATCATAATCCTTGAGAAAAGTAATCCTATCTCTACACTTTTGTTATTCATGTTCATCTTCCTCCCTAGTGTTATATTCAACTCACATTTAGCCAAGTTGATTTATCCAATGGACCAAACAAACAAGATAGACAGCAACAGGAAAACGGTAGCCGACATCAGAACAGCATAGCGTGGCAATCTCAGCGTTACGTCCTTTTCCGGGTCAAGCAGACGTGAAATCCGCACATTTACGGAGGTATCTGCAAATGAAGATTGAACGGTCAGTTCTTTGGCTCCCCAAGGCTCAGGACAAGCCCGGAGCAGCTTGAGCAAAGCACTGCCAATGCCTGCCACATTGCCTGTACGCTCGATGGCCTCATTGTCCGCCAGAATCTCTCTCACGATATTGTAATGTTTCGACGTATGCTTCAATACGGGAATATAAGGCATCATGATTGCAAACACCGACAACAGCGTCGTCTTCAGTGGGTCACGGTGCCACAGATGATGGACTTCGTGGTACACAACTGCGGTCTCCTCTTCAGCATCCAGCATCGTCAGAAGTCCCGTGGAGAGTACGATGCAAGGTTTCCATAAACCGATTGTAAATGCAACCGGCGATGGCTTGTCCACCACAATGAATCCGGGCTGTCCGAGATGGTGATACCTGGACTCCAGTTCGCGGGATAACGCACGAACCTCCATGGAACGGAGTTTACGCACAGCTGCCCTGGTTTTCATCATACGAACCGTTAGCAACCAACCTGTTCCGGCAAATGTTAGCAACACCAGTGCCAGCAGGAAATGTCCAACGGATAGCCATCCCAGACGACTCATCCAATGATTGCAGAGCCAGAGCAGATTAAACGGGATATCCCAGCCAAAAATTTTGTACATCGCGTACATGAACATCTGCATGAACACGAGTAACGGAATGCCAAACCCGACGGTAAACAAAAGCTTCGAGCGGGCCTTCCACATCTTAATCGCTATCCTTTTTCCATTGTTTGATCTTCTGTTCCAGGCGTTCAATCAGACCCGCATCTGCTTCATCCAGCGCATCCAGCATATGATTCAATGCCAACGCTCCGAATTCATCCACCAACTCATGTGACAGTTCCTTGGATTGGTCGTTCATAAACTCCTCCTTGCTCTGTACCGGTTGGTACATAGATGTTCTGCCCTTTTGTGTCTTGCCAAGCAGTCCTTTGTCCACGAGCCGGTTCATTACGGTCATGACTGTATTAAAATTGACGTCTTTGTCTTGTTCAAGTGCGGTCTGCACTTCACGGATGCTGCTGCCAGGACGAGCCCATAAAATGTCCATGATCTTGGCTTCCAGCGGACCGAAAAATCGGTTGAGCCCACGCTCACCCACTTTAAAATTGTGTATTCTCATGTTCTGACACCCCTCACACTACCCATTGTAGTGCCATCATATGAGAAGTCAACCTCTATGTCAGCTATTTTATGTAAATGATTTGTAAATTTGTTTTCCATTTCAGCAAAAAAAGCGAAAGACCGGGAGTTCCGCACGTTCGCGGTTCTGCCCGATCTTCACCGAAAATCAGCCCATATGATGTTGTAGAACATGGTTAAACTGTATTTTTATTTTCCATCCTGTGACGGCATATGTGCAGAAATATCCACACCGAGTCCATGAGCCAAACGTCCGCCAAGCTGTCCATCCGCCCGGAAGAAATGGCAGAGGGCACGCATTTGAATATCAACAGATACGCCCTTAAGGTCATTGATCAGATTATCCAGTAAATGCTGCTGCTCTACAGGGGTAAATGAACGGAAAAGCTCTCCTGACTGCGTGTAATCATCCGTCTTCTCGATTTTCTCACGTGTAACATGCCCTTGCAACGGAACCTGACTGTCCCGGTATGCCGGATCTTCCTGCGGGCTGTTTCCGGAACTGTTGGGCTCATAGTTCACCGGAGATGGGTCCTGATTCACATTCATGAGTCCATCACGCTGATGATTACGAACAGGTGCGTACGGGCAATTCACTGGAATTTGCAAATAGTTCGGTCCAAGACGGTGCCGCTGTGTATCTGGATAAGAGAATAAGCGTCCTTGCAGCAATTTGTCTTCGGAAGGCTCAATTCCAGGTACAAGCGCACTAGGTGAAAAGGCAGCCTGCTCCACTTCAGCAAAGAAGTTCTGCGGATTCCGATTCAGGGTCATGGTGCCCACCGTATGGAATGGCAGTACATCTTCAGGCCAGGTTTTGGTTGGATCGAGCGGATCAAAAGCAAAATCATCCATCTGCTCAGGCTTCAACAGCTGTACCTGAAGCTTCCACTGCGGGTACTGCCCGTTCTTGATATGTTCATGCAGGTCCCGGGTAGCATGGTTAAAGTCTTGTCCCTGTACTTCGGCAGCTTCCTGACGAGAGAAGCCTCGAACCCCTTGTGCAGACTCCCACTTATATTTTACATAGTGAACCTGCCCCTGTGCATTGATCCATTTGAAAGCATGTACGCCGAATCCATCCATCTCCCGATAATTCGCCGGTGTGCCCAGATCAGAGAACAACCAGGTCATCATATGCGTTGATTCTGGTGAGAGGGTCATAAAGTCCCAATATCGCGCCGGTTCCTGAATATTCGTATCCGGAGCTGGCTTCAGGGAGTGAACCATGTCGGGGAATTTCATGGCATCACGAATGAAGAATACGGGCAGATGGTTACCGACGAGATCATAGTTGCCTTCACGCGTGTAGAATTTGACGGCAAATCCACGTGGATCCCGTGCAGTCTCTGGTGATCCCGTACCGTGAATAACAGTCGAGAAACGAACCAGTACATCGGTCTCCGTACCCGGATCTTGCAGGAAGTCAGCTGTTGTATACTCCTTCATGCTCTGCTCCAGTGTGAATACGCCATGAGCGCCTGCTCCTCTTGCATGTACGACCCGTTCTGGAATACGTTCACGGTCAAAGTGGGCTATTTTTTCAATGAGATGGTAGTCTTCAAGCAGTGTCGGTCCTCTTCTACCTGCTGTGCGGGAATGCTGATTGTCACCTACGGGTGCGCCCTGATTGGTTGTCATACGTTCTGTCATCATGTCGTCCTCCTCTAATGGGTTTCACGGCTGCTATATATCTACTATTAAAATCATATTCGGCTTCGATTTAAATATACATTTAGACTTGATCTAACTGTTAAATTGATTCTAACATGTCCCACTCTACTCTTGCATGAGGTTCACATGAGATTAAGATGAGGTTCTTGCACACTTCATGAATGAAGCATGATTAATGTTTCTAAGGGAATGATTTTGATCTGCCTATCTATTAGTTAGTACCCGAAAAAACATGAAGTGAAAGATTAAATTTGGGCAAAAAAAAGGCGGACTAATCCGCCAGGCGGTAGCCCACTCCTCTTACTGTTACGATATATTGCGGCGAAGACGCGTTATCGCCCAATTTTTTGCGCAAGCTTTTAATATGAACATCGACCACATTACTTCCACCGGTAAAGTCCGTCTCCCAGATATCACTGAGCATTTCCTCACGGGAAATGACTGCACCTTTGGCATCGATCAGCTTGAGCAACAGATCATATTCGGTCTTGGTCAAGTGAATTCGGTTATTATCGCGCTGCACACTCATTCGTTCACGATCGAGCCACAGATCCTTGAATCCGATGCGCTGCCCTTCCTCAGGCAAAAATCCACGTTTGGGCAGAGCAGGACTGTTGCCAATCATACGCTGCACCCGGTACAGAGCTTCCTGCGGGCGTGCAGGCCACACCAGCAATTCCTCCTGAAGCATCGGTCCACTCGCGCTGCCGATCATCTTCTCACCGACCAGATACAGACAAGGCGTGGTATGTTCCGCCTCCCGGTTCAATCGGCTGCTGATCCCAGCGAATGCATCGATGGTTCCTGCAACAGACAGATCATAGATCAACAGGTCGAAGACAAGACGTTCATGCAGATCCGGTTCCCAGCGGTGAAAGACCAGCACATCGAAGCAGCTATCCGTCAAGGCCTTTACCAGTTCATGTACTTGCCCTGGCATCGGGCTGATTAGAATAACACGGCGTGTAACAGGGCAATTGTCCACAAGAGGTGCTGAATCGGACAAGGCTGGTTTAACCCGCAGAGGTAAACGACGGCCAGGCAGCTTTATTTTTACTTGATCCGTTTGTTTCTGCATTCCCCGCAGACACCTCCAAAGACCACATGAGCATGGTCGATTGCATATCCGGTTTCTTCAGCTACCTGTTTCATCCATTGTGGAGGAACCTCCGTCATCACCTCGTCCACTTTGCCGCACACTTCACACATAATGTGCTGATGATCATCCATGCGGGCATCGTACCGGCTTGCTGTCTCCCCAAGCTTAAGCTCCCTGATCAATTCTTTGTCCGTCAGATAACGAAGAGAATTATATACCGTACCATAGGCCAGATTATATCCTTGTTCCACGAGTCGATTCATGACGTCAGCAGCTGTCGGGTGATCCTCCGAATGGCGCACCACATCATACACCGCTTGTCGTTGTATCGTCAGATTTAAAGTTCTCACAACCATTTCTCCTTTATTATTGATCCATTTTATATGAAATCAGACGCTGATCTTCTACTTACGATAGTTTCCCCATAAAAGAAGGAATGAATTTTGAT from Paenibacillus sp. FSL R5-0341 harbors:
- a CDS encoding DoxX family protein; the protein is MNNKSVEIGLLFSRIMIGLIFVLHGWSKFEGGISGTVGFFESIGIPGFLASVVAIIELVGGAAMILGLGTRVFAALFVIVMGGVLLTAKVGEPFMSGTEFDYLLLAGSLTLLFTGSRFLAVDHLFSRQGNARQNVSA
- a CDS encoding transcriptional repressor: MRTLNLTIQRQAVYDVVRHSEDHPTAADVMNRLVEQGYNLAYGTVYNSLRYLTDKELIRELKLGETASRYDARMDDHQHIMCEVCGKVDEVMTEVPPQWMKQVAEETGYAIDHAHVVFGGVCGECRNKRIK
- a CDS encoding catalase, producing the protein MTERMTTNQGAPVGDNQHSRTAGRRGPTLLEDYHLIEKIAHFDRERIPERVVHARGAGAHGVFTLEQSMKEYTTADFLQDPGTETDVLVRFSTVIHGTGSPETARDPRGFAVKFYTREGNYDLVGNHLPVFFIRDAMKFPDMVHSLKPAPDTNIQEPARYWDFMTLSPESTHMMTWLFSDLGTPANYREMDGFGVHAFKWINAQGQVHYVKYKWESAQGVRGFSRQEAAEVQGQDFNHATRDLHEHIKNGQYPQWKLQVQLLKPEQMDDFAFDPLDPTKTWPEDVLPFHTVGTMTLNRNPQNFFAEVEQAAFSPSALVPGIEPSEDKLLQGRLFSYPDTQRHRLGPNYLQIPVNCPYAPVRNHQRDGLMNVNQDPSPVNYEPNSSGNSPQEDPAYRDSQVPLQGHVTREKIEKTDDYTQSGELFRSFTPVEQQHLLDNLINDLKGVSVDIQMRALCHFFRADGQLGGRLAHGLGVDISAHMPSQDGK
- a CDS encoding BlaI/MecI/CopY family transcriptional regulator, translating into MRIHNFKVGERGLNRFFGPLEAKIMDILWARPGSSIREVQTALEQDKDVNFNTVMTVMNRLVDKGLLGKTQKGRTSMYQPVQSKEEFMNDQSKELSHELVDEFGALALNHMLDALDEADAGLIERLEQKIKQWKKDSD
- a CDS encoding M56 family metallopeptidase, coding for MWKARSKLLFTVGFGIPLLVFMQMFMYAMYKIFGWDIPFNLLWLCNHWMSRLGWLSVGHFLLALVLLTFAGTGWLLTVRMMKTRAAVRKLRSMEVRALSRELESRYHHLGQPGFIVVDKPSPVAFTIGLWKPCIVLSTGLLTMLDAEEETAVVYHEVHHLWHRDPLKTTLLSVFAIMMPYIPVLKHTSKHYNIVREILADNEAIERTGNVAGIGSALLKLLRACPEPWGAKELTVQSSFADTSVNVRISRLLDPEKDVTLRLPRYAVLMSATVFLLLSILFVWSIG
- a CDS encoding winged-helix domain-containing protein, encoding MQKQTDQVKIKLPGRRLPLRVKPALSDSAPLVDNCPVTRRVILISPMPGQVHELVKALTDSCFDVLVFHRWEPDLHERLVFDLLIYDLSVAGTIDAFAGISSRLNREAEHTTPCLYLVGEKMIGSASGPMLQEELLVWPARPQEALYRVQRMIGNSPALPKRGFLPEEGQRIGFKDLWLDRERMSVQRDNNRIHLTKTEYDLLLKLIDAKGAVISREEMLSDIWETDFTGGSNVVDVHIKSLRKKLGDNASSPQYIVTVRGVGYRLAD